The Mangifera indica cultivar Alphonso chromosome 19, CATAS_Mindica_2.1, whole genome shotgun sequence nucleotide sequence TCATAAATTTAGCCAACAAATTAAATGGAATGCCTATACGTTAGTGCTCATGACATATGTAACAATATACAACGTAatgtataatttctttttttttggactatttatctaaataaatcatcataataaattcttaaataatttgtttaagtattataatttaatgaaaattttgaaaaatactaATGTGATCAaccaaattttcttattaattactATTCTTAATTCACTTGCCATCAAACTAACACACAGGGGCTATCAGATGGTATTATCCACCCCTTCTTAAGCTTCATACTGACGTTACTGACATTAACTCAACGATCATACTGTAACTAAAACCTTTACATTCAATATTCTACTTTATTTCAGTTCAACTTTGCATTAGGTAATATAGACAAGCTTTAAATTCTAAAAGATTAAGCTACACCACGAAGTCATTAATTGTTAAAAGCTAGCAAgcgatttataaaaaatattccaGAAAATAACATGCAGATATATCTTGATTCTACTGTAAGCAAATCATAGTGGAATTGGTAAAAGAAATACAATGTAGGGAAGGCCTTTGTGTTCGGTGGTCCTCCATGGCTTTGTCTAGATGTAGCACAATTGCGGCCCTTTAGAGCTTGCAATCGTATGACTGAGCTAAAAGTTGATTCCACTTTTAACAATGAAAGTTCATATTTTGTAACTGACAAGCATACTTGAAAAAGTGTATCACgcaataaaaaatcaaaaaataatcaaaataaataaacaaattgcTACTCCACCGCTTCTCTTCTCTATATATTGAATGGCTTCTGGTCAATCTAaacaacacaaattaaattatcacttttgaGACCACAGAAATCAACTAGTGCAACAATATGACGAGTTCATTTTTctgtaaaaatttattgatcTCAGAGAATCATAAAACTTACATTGCCATGCTTCTTGTTCAGTTTGTTTATGCAGGCATGGCCTTGTTCTCCAAGGCAGCTGTTGCTCAAGGAATGAACCCTTTTGTGTTTGTTGTTTATCGACAAGCTTTCGCTTCTTTCGCCTTAGCTCCATTTGCCTTCTTTCTCGAAAGGTTATATATATTTGCCTTCAATCTCTCTCAATTTCTGAAgcttattgatataattaatgatcatgatttgaatttgtaattttgcaGTAAGAAGACCTCTCCTTTATCGTACTACTTGCTCTGCAAGATCTTTTTGATCTCCTTGTTTGGGTATGAACTTGGTTTCAGTTTCATTTCACTATCAATCAAAGCCAAATTTAGTGTCATTAGTAATAGCTTCTGTATCCAAAAAATCGCAGGATGACTCTAAGTTTAAATCTCTACTTTGTTGCAATCAAGTATACTACGGCCACATTTGCCGCTGCCTCCACTAACGCAATTCCTGCCATTACATTTGTCTTGGCCGGTCTCTtaaggtgaaaaaataaaaaatatataataaattcatttttactccaatttttttaacaataagtCTAAAGTAATGGTTTTTTACCATTTCAGGATGGAAAGCATTTCGATAAGACAAATTTATGGAATTGCCAAAGTGTTGGGTTCAATTGTGAGTGTCTCTGGGGCTTTAGTGTTTGCATTTGTGAAGGGGCCTTCTCTTCCATTCATGAAATGGAATCCGAATGGTTCAGATTCATCAGCAAAAGATTGGTCTTCAGGAGAAGGAATCAAAGGTGCTCTCATCATGATTTCAGCCAATACTGTCTGGTCTTTGTGGCTTGTTTTGCAGGTTCATCTCTTACacgatggattttttttttgaaagttttttcctcttttaataACTGTGATCTTGTTATTCAGGGTCCAATAATTAAGCAATATCCGGCAAAAATACGTCTTACCACTCTCCAATGTTTCTTCAGTTGCATACAGTCAGCTTTTTGGGCTGTTGCGGCTGAGAGAAATCCATCAGCATGGAAACTTGAATGGAATATTAACCTTCTTTCTGTGGTCTATTGTGTAAGTTTCATTCATTTTCATCTATTCAAAATTCTCAACTTTATTTATGGCAGCCCTATAGCTACAATCATTTTGGCTGTCGCCACAGCCCATGGCCAATTTTTTTAGACAAGTCCATCCTAAATCTATTTCTTCACTCACCTTATTTAAATGAGTAAAATCCCACATACTTTTTCCTAATCTATTTCTGCAGTTCTTTGCTCTTTTGTGATTTCCTGGGGCTCTAGATTCTGCCTTTGTTGCTCAAATTGACatgcttttcatattttttttttccctttgagTGTTGCCACAGCCAAAATGGTTGTGGCAGTAGGGGCTCCCTTAAATGAACTCTAAACTATCCCAGAGATATTATGCTAACATCTATGTCACATTTGTGAATTATGTTGCATCTTCTTATAAACTGACGGTGTAGTCCAATATGGTAGGGTG carries:
- the LOC123203628 gene encoding WAT1-related protein At1g43650, whose translation is MTSSFFCKNLLISENHKTYIAMLLVQFVYAGMALFSKAAVAQGMNPFVFVVYRQAFASFALAPFAFFLESKKTSPLSYYLLCKIFLISLFGMTLSLNLYFVAIKYTTATFAAASTNAIPAITFVLAGLLRMESISIRQIYGIAKVLGSIVSVSGALVFAFVKGPSLPFMKWNPNGSDSSAKDWSSGEGIKGALIMISANTVWSLWLVLQGPIIKQYPAKIRLTTLQCFFSCIQSAFWAVAAERNPSAWKLEWNINLLSVVYCGVVVNGITYWLQVWAIEKKGPVFTALFTPFALIITAIFSAFFWKETLYWGRVGGAVLLVVGLYSVLWGKSKDGKSVTNDAENPETKEETILESTTSTNH